In a single window of the Porites lutea chromosome 14, jaPorLute2.1, whole genome shotgun sequence genome:
- the LOC140924023 gene encoding 2-hydroxy-3-oxopropionate reductase-like: MNRITSLRFLFSRSSAFHGSHRRAYSTKPAQRIGIIGLGNVGSTVAKNLLNSGFTVSALLDTNVKAGQELPGDIPRPGNPKELAGMCDVVITALPAPPHVKKVLKGEDGVLAGLRSGGVWIDHSTTDYQQTLELAKEAGERGVRVLEAPVTGGMALLKQSKMTVLVGGEKQLFEDCLPILQQSTKKVLYMGQMGSATIAKVISNMLAAINNVAMGEAMMLGKRGGLDLRSLFEAIRFSAGNSYVWETEGPLVFNGTYNPDFTMELHCKDLNLGYDLARKFKVPTELHSHVEQIYNRARFRYGNVAGSSYPPKMLEDDLKEPLQIGGFENWTYSVEHVNNSMAVVHTTKDKIYDKTED; this comes from the exons ATGAACAGAATCACATCGCTTCGTTTCCTGTTTAGCCGTTCGAGCGCGTTTCATGGCAGCCACCGCAGGGCATATTCCACAAAACCCGCTCAAAGGATCGGGATCATAGGCTTGGGAAATGTTGGATCAACAGTCGCCAAGAATCTCCTAAACTCTGGATTTACTGTATCTGCTCTTCTTGATACTAACGTAAAAGCAGGGCAGGAACTCCCTGGGGATATACCCCGTCCGGGGAACCCCAAGGAACTGGCCGGGATGTGTGATGTTGTCATAACAGCACTTCCTGCTCCTCCGCACGTAAAAAAGGTTCTGAAAGGCGAGGATGGGGTGTTAGCTGGATTGCGGTCTGGTGGAGTGTGGATTGACCATTCCACTACGGATTATCAACAGACTCTGGAACTAGCTAAAGAAGCAG GGGAGAGAGGTGTTCGTGTACTTGAAGCGCCCGTAACTGGAGGCATGGCACTTCTAAAGCAGAGTAAAATGACAGTTCTGGTGGGCGGAGAAAAACAGCTCTTTGAAGACTGCCTCCCAATTCTCCAGCAGAGCACTAAGAAGGTGCTTTACATGGGCCAAATGGGCAGTGCTACGATAGCAAAGGTCATTTCCAATATGTTAGCAGCAATTAATAACGTGGCAATGGGAGAAGCCATGATGCTGGGGAAGAGAGGCGGCTTGGATCTAAGGTCTCTGTTTGAAGCTATCAGGTTCAGCGCGGGAAACTCATACGTGTGGGAAACAGAAGGTCCTCTAGTCTTCAATGGCACTTATAACCCTGATTTTACAATGGAGCTTCATTGCAAGGATTTGAATCTAGGGTACGACCTGGCGCGAAAGTTTAAAGTGCCTACTGAGTTGCATTCCCACGTGGAGCAAATATACAACCGCGCTCGTTTCAGGTACGGAAACGTAGCAGGATCCTCGTATCCGCCCAAAATGCTGGAAGATGATTTAAAAGAGCCATTACAGATAGGCGGATTCGAGAAT TGGACTTACTCGGTTGAACACGTTAATAATTCGATGGCGGTTGTTCACACAACAAAAGATAAGATTTATGATAAAACAGAAGACTGA
- the LOC140923861 gene encoding uncharacterized protein, whose product MGCAPSSQSLQVSDNETRLLQEIDRLRFEQQTQQFEISKLRQENEKLREGQVNGAHDNVEFGYEMTEEDGGHEVLVQEIEKLKLEQHERDRVINDLRLNNEELNRKLYENEQQAQSIPTAFNPGAPAKTRNLPKVGDPVLAMWEVSPWQYFTATIVSFDSNTLQYTIVWDDQDPSGRIVDYYNLALDRVPEHDEIAIGSVVLFPQGKYKGQEGVRLGGQRYHQGRITNVYDGPGGEKRYDGEHTKSDADGKWITYKDYNRYFYGLELHQFRISPNVLEILSAQNPEPTSNQQSRATRSNPCDIFISYTKVNSPSAIRNQEVMPSDAPPSYDEAVLSSICDPRDIRFQLESCGVTLNKEKQGADALIQTVQEINTAKVFVACLSDEYVKDEICRQEFQYAKKTAKKPVIPIVVGSGSFDWMMTVVGLLIAGEIYIHFSNKDVQEAKMAELLKAVKKSVPQVALPGEMGSVQDLQASEVSGPGTKPLKTADVFVSYCWSNSESAHRSKQVKDFTGSPFADARKVHASLANFGKFSLWIDTERLKTTNQNDESLGMFAQIAEGLGKAKAVLAFVSKQYANSENCRMEIQFAIKSLKKPVVPVIVGADDDWQSTVVGLLVAGQDNPAINLQNVQSEGEFYQKVQEIQAAILPLLGVREESRSYRAPRIGDHVISHHMKWAFYGATIASFDRETMSYTVNWDDGDPTGKVQSYKDLAIDQVPTVDQVGVDSIVFFPQGSYGATEGNNTGGIRFHQGIVTRVWKDPSGVTRYDGHHTKGDDDGKWVTYSGYEYNFQGIPLEKLRISPNAMDALMACQQAFS is encoded by the exons ATGGGTTGTGCTCCATCATCGCAAAGCCTTCAAGTCAGTGACAATGAAACCCGTCTCCTGCAAGAAATCGACCGCTTGAGATTTGAACAGCAAACACAGCAATTTGAAATCAGCAAATTGCgtcaagaaaatgaaaaactgcGGGAAGGTCAAGTTAACGGTGCCCATGACAATGTTGAGTTTGGTTATGAGATGACAGAAGAAGATGGTGGCCATGAGGTTCTTGTGCAGGAAATTGAGAAACTAAAGCTGGAGCAACATGAAAGGGACAGAGTGATCAATGATCTAAGACTAAATAATGAGGAGTTAAATAGGAAGCTCTATGAGAATGAACAACAAGCCCAG TCCATTCCCACAGCATTTAATCCAGGTGCACCCGCAAAAACTAGGAATTTGCCCAAAGTTGGAGATCCA GTGCTAGCCATGTGGGAGGTGAGCCCATGGCAGTATTTTACAGCCACCATTGTCTCATTTGACTCCAATACACTCCAGTACACCATTGTGTGGGACGACCAAGATCCATCTGGCAGAATTGTGGATTACTACAATCTGGCCCTGGATCGTGTACCAGAACATGATGAGATCGCCATTGGATCGGTTGTCCTGTTTCCTCAAGGGAAGTACAAGGGACAGGAGGGTGTGCGACTTGGTGGACAGCGCTATCATCAg gGAAGAATAACCAATGTTTATGATGGCCCTGGAGGTGAAAAACGTTATGATGGTGAACATACCAAAAGCGATGCCGATGGCAAATGGATTACGTACAAAGACTATAACCGTTATTTCTATGGATTAGAACTTCATCAATTCCGCATCTCCCCCAATGTGCTTGAAATTCTTTCTGCCCAGAATCCTGAGCCAACCAGTAACCAGCAGAGTAGGGCAACACGCTCAAATCCATGTGACATATTCATTTCGTACACAAAG GTTAACAGCCCTTCTGCTATTAGAAATCAAGAGGTGATGCCTTCTGATGCCCCACCCAGTTACGACGAAGCAGTACTGTCCAGCATTTGCGACCCACGTGACATCAGATTTCAACTGGAAAGTTGTGGAGTAACTTTGAATAAGGAGAAACAAGGAGCTGACGCCCTGATTCAGACTGTTCAAGAGATAAACACAGCCAAGGTGTTTGTGGCATGCCTCAGTGATGAATACGTGAA GGATGAGATTTGTCGCCAGGAGTTTCAATATGCTAAGAAAACAGCCAAGAAACCTGTGATCCCTATTGTTGTGGGCAGTGGATCATTTGACTGGATGATGACAGTGGTAGGACTACTTATCGCTGGTGAGATTTATATTCACTTCAGTAACAAAGATGTCCAGGAGGCTAAAATGGCTGAGCTGCTGAAAGCGGTGAAGAAGAGTGTTCCACAGGTTGCTCTTCCTGGTGAAATGGGAAGCGTGCAAG ATTTACAAGCTTCAGAAGTGTCTGGACCAGGAACGAAGCCACTCAAAACTGCAGATGTCTTTGTGAGTTACTGCTGGTCAAATTCAGAAAGTGCTCACAGGTCTAAGCAA GTAAAGGATTTCACTGGTTCCCCTTTTGCTGACGCCAGGAAAGTTCACGCAAGTCTTGCTAATTTTGGCAAGTTCTCTTTGTGGATTGACACGGAGCGACTTAAAACCACCAATCAGAATGATGAGTCTTTGGGGATG TTTGCGCAGATCGCCGAAGGACTTGGAAAGGCTAAAGCAGTACTGGCCTTTGTGAGTAAACAGTATGCAAACAGTGAAAACTGCCGAATGGAAATCCAGTTTGCTATAAAG TCTCTAAAGAAACCAGTGGTTCCGGTGATCGTGGGCGCAGATGATGACTGGCAGAGTACAGTCGTGGGATTGCTGGTTGCTGGTCAAGATAACCCTGCCATTAACTTACAGAATGTTCAGTCTGAAGGGGAATTTTATCAGAAAGTACAAGAAATTCA GGCAGCCATTTTGCCTTTGCTTGGTGTTCGGGAGGAGTCCAGAAGCTACCGCGCACCTAGAATCGGTGACCACGTGATTTCCCACCACATGAAGTGGGCATTCTATGGTGCGACAATCGCCAGCTTTGACCGAGAGACCATGTCATACACGGTGAACTGGGACGACGGGGATCCAACAGGAAAAGTTCAATCTTATAAG GACCTGGCTATTGATCAGGTGCCCACCGTAGACCAAGTTGGTGTGGATTCAATCGTATTCTTCCCCCAGGGATCGTACGGAGCCACAGAAGGAAATAACACCGGAGGAATAAGGTTTCACCAGGGGATTGTCACACGCGTCTGGAAG GACCCCTCTGGCGTCACCCGATATGATGGCCACCACACCAAAGGAGATGATGACGGTAAATGGGTCACATACAGTGGATATGAATACAATTTCCAAGGAATACCGCTGGAAAAACTTAGGATCTCACCTAATGCCATGGACGCACTGATGGCGTGCCAACAGGCGTTCAGTTGA